Proteins from one Rhodoflexus caldus genomic window:
- a CDS encoding phytoene/squalene synthase family protein, producing MFDLFTKTTLKCSEIVTKSYSTSFSLGIRMFDPVLHKPIYAIYGFVRYADEIVDTFHSHDKKALLDQFRADTYAAIEQQLSLNPVLHSFQWAVNRYNIERELIDAFLHSMEMDLYFHEYNDDRYHEYIYGSAEVVGLMCLRVFCDGDEAMYQRLKPAACSLGSAFQKVNFLRDMKSDYYERGRVYFPGVDYNRFDGDVKRAIEADIKKDFDDAYKGIIQLPRTARLGVYLAYVYYLRLFKKIQDAAPAKVLSERIRVSDKRKIYLLAESYFKHQLNYI from the coding sequence ATGTTTGACTTGTTCACCAAAACAACACTCAAGTGCAGCGAAATTGTAACCAAAAGTTACAGCACTTCCTTTTCATTGGGCATTCGCATGTTTGACCCTGTGCTTCACAAGCCTATTTATGCCATTTACGGCTTTGTTCGCTATGCCGATGAAATTGTGGACACGTTCCACAGCCACGATAAAAAAGCGCTGCTTGACCAATTCCGAGCGGACACCTATGCAGCAATTGAGCAGCAATTGAGCCTGAATCCTGTATTGCATTCGTTCCAGTGGGCAGTTAATCGCTATAACATTGAGCGGGAACTGATTGATGCATTCCTGCACAGCATGGAAATGGATTTGTATTTCCATGAATACAACGACGACCGCTACCACGAATATATTTACGGCTCTGCCGAAGTTGTGGGGCTGATGTGTCTGCGTGTATTTTGCGATGGCGACGAGGCCATGTATCAGCGATTGAAACCGGCGGCTTGCAGCCTTGGGTCTGCCTTCCAGAAGGTCAATTTCCTGCGCGATATGAAGAGCGACTATTACGAGCGCGGTCGCGTGTATTTCCCGGGTGTGGACTATAACCGATTTGACGGCGATGTAAAACGTGCCATTGAAGCTGATATCAAGAAAGATTTTGACGATGCCTACAAAGGCATTATCCAATTGCCGCGCACTGCGCGCTTAGGCGTTTACTTGGCCTACGTATATTATCTGCGCCTGTTCAAGAAGATACAGGATGCAGCCCCTGCCAAAGTGCTTTCGGAACGCATCCGCGTATCAGACAAACGCAAAATTTATCTGCTGGCAGAAAGCTATTTCAAACACCAGTTAAATTACATTTAA
- a CDS encoding carboxymuconolactone decarboxylase family protein → MLPRYIKTLLVVALWMVSVTVGWAQPLDKLHQSIIPIAAYAAQGNLQALKTALHNGLDNGLTVNQTKEILIHLYAYCGFPRSIRGLQTLMEVLEARKARGITDLAGAEASPVAVPVSKYERGRQNLAKLTNASPDTPPRDYALFAPVIDTLLKEHLFADLFDRDVLTYAQRQLVTVSVLSTIGKAEPMLRSHFRICLNVGISPEQLREFTTLIQPVIGKKAAQSVRSLLNEVLQNTP, encoded by the coding sequence ATGTTGCCCCGATATATCAAAACCCTGCTTGTTGTCGCCTTATGGATGGTATCCGTTACAGTCGGTTGGGCGCAACCGTTGGATAAGTTGCACCAAAGCATCATCCCGATTGCTGCCTATGCAGCCCAAGGCAATTTACAGGCATTGAAAACCGCTTTGCACAACGGTCTTGACAATGGGCTTACCGTCAATCAGACGAAAGAAATCCTGATTCATTTGTATGCCTACTGTGGTTTTCCACGAAGCATCAGAGGTTTGCAAACACTGATGGAGGTATTGGAAGCACGAAAAGCGCGTGGCATAACAGACCTTGCAGGTGCGGAAGCCTCACCTGTTGCGGTACCAGTCAGCAAGTATGAACGCGGCAGGCAAAATTTGGCAAAATTGACCAACGCATCCCCCGATACGCCACCACGCGATTATGCACTGTTTGCGCCCGTAATAGATACCTTGCTGAAAGAACACCTGTTTGCCGATTTGTTTGACCGCGACGTGCTGACCTACGCCCAGAGGCAGTTAGTAACCGTTTCCGTACTGAGTACCATTGGCAAAGCCGAACCGATGTTGCGCAGCCATTTCAGGATTTGCCTGAACGTAGGCATCAGCCCCGAACAGTTGCGGGAGTTTACGACCCTCATACAGCCTGTTATCGGCAAAAAGGCAGCGCAATCGGTACGCAGCCTGTTGAACGAAGTACTGCAAAATACCCCTTAA
- a CDS encoding helix-turn-helix domain-containing protein, whose protein sequence is MLRKFETVHQYNVFNNNETLHPLVSVVDLSKAAPRQGSQMQFGFYAVFLKEVKCGDLIYGRQTYDYQEGTLVFIAPGQTAGIADNGEIYQPKGYALVFHPDLLPGTSLARRMKEYNFFGYHSYEALHISERERKIVLDCFAKIQYELEHAIDKHSRRLISANIELLLDYCTRFYDRQFITREVPNKSILTRFEALLDDYFQSDKPQTVGLPSVAYFASALNLSANYFGDLIKKETGQSAMAHIQEKLINLAKEKIFDPNKSVSQVAYELGFRYPQHFTRIFKQKTGMSPGEYRTFVKVM, encoded by the coding sequence ATGTTGCGAAAATTTGAAACCGTACATCAGTACAACGTTTTTAACAACAACGAAACCCTGCACCCGCTGGTAAGCGTAGTGGATTTGTCTAAGGCAGCCCCAAGGCAGGGTTCACAAATGCAGTTTGGGTTTTATGCGGTGTTTCTGAAAGAGGTCAAGTGCGGCGATTTGATTTACGGACGGCAAACCTATGATTATCAGGAAGGAACTTTGGTGTTTATTGCGCCCGGGCAAACGGCAGGCATCGCAGACAACGGCGAAATCTATCAACCGAAGGGCTATGCGCTTGTTTTTCACCCCGATTTGTTGCCCGGTACATCGCTTGCCCGGCGCATGAAGGAATACAACTTTTTCGGTTATCACTCATACGAAGCGCTGCACATTTCGGAACGGGAACGGAAAATCGTATTGGATTGCTTTGCCAAAATTCAATATGAGTTGGAACATGCCATTGACAAGCACAGCCGCCGCCTGATTTCGGCAAATATTGAACTGCTTTTAGACTACTGTACGCGCTTCTACGACCGCCAGTTTATTACCCGCGAAGTACCCAATAAGAGCATTTTGACGCGATTTGAGGCTTTATTAGACGATTATTTCCAATCGGATAAACCGCAGACGGTCGGCTTGCCTTCCGTGGCTTACTTTGCTTCGGCGCTGAATCTTTCAGCCAATTACTTCGGCGACCTCATCAAAAAAGAAACCGGGCAGTCGGCAATGGCGCACATTCAGGAAAAACTGATTAATCTTGCCAAAGAAAAGATATTTGACCCGAATAAGTCGGTCAGCCAAGTTGCCTACGAATTGGGATTTCGCTATCCGCAACATTTTACCCGCATTTTCAAACAAAAAACGGGGATGTCGCCGGGTGAGTACCGCACTTTCGTGAAGGTAATGTAA
- a CDS encoding YkgJ family cysteine cluster protein yields MQTPDTSILQKLKRLKPKDLDRQFQRFHDEVFAYTDCLTCANCCKTTSPIFRPADIERLAKHLRMKPSELIEQYLAIDEDGDYVLRTAPCPFLDADNYCTVYAHRPTACREYPHTDRKRMHQILDLTTRNAAVCPAVAQIVEKIAAHYGS; encoded by the coding sequence ATGCAAACGCCCGATACTTCCATCCTGCAAAAACTCAAACGATTGAAGCCCAAAGACTTAGACCGTCAGTTTCAGCGTTTCCACGATGAAGTTTTTGCCTATACCGATTGCCTGACCTGCGCCAACTGCTGCAAAACCACCAGCCCGATTTTTCGCCCTGCCGATATTGAGCGGCTGGCAAAACATCTGCGCATGAAGCCTTCCGAACTCATTGAGCAATACCTCGCAATTGACGAAGACGGCGACTATGTGCTGCGCACTGCACCTTGTCCGTTTTTGGATGCTGACAACTATTGCACCGTTTATGCGCACCGCCCGACTGCCTGCCGCGAATACCCGCACACCGACCGTAAACGGATGCACCAAATTTTGGATTTAACAACCCGCAATGCAGCTGTTTGCCCTGCCGTGGCGCAGATTGTAGAAAAAATTGCCGCACATTACGGCTCATAA
- a CDS encoding DUF4440 domain-containing protein, whose product MKNVWLLMSCLWIGAIGMASAQSRSEEQYLTNLSRTKWRWMANKQTDSLERLFHEKSMFVHMGGNMDKTQELSVIKEGRIWYKQAEVYSVSVRMAGGTAIVLSDIDLVAVVGGNEVVNPFTVTEVFVKEKGQWKLGSLTFSRLSRPVRMSHQALDINTFLSIREQGSFAVGGGISKNPGTFNPYQPTPEGQTYRGDHAYVFYQIPANARRYPLVMWHGFGQSSKTWETTPDGREGFQNIFLRRRFPVYLIDQPRRGKAARGMAQATVSPIPEEQQVFGTFRLGIWPNFFEGVQFSRDSAALNQFFRQIVPNIGPIDISVNVKAVSELLNKTGAAVLVTHSHSGGMGWLTAIENPNVKGIVSYEPGSGFVFPEGEVPAPMPSSAGTLEAVGIPMADFMKLTKIPIVIYYGDYIPQEPSPNPGQDNWRVRLEMAKKWRDCVNRYGGDVTVVHLPEIGIRGNTHFPFSDLNNVQLADLMSQWLNEKGLDK is encoded by the coding sequence ATGAAGAACGTATGGCTGCTGATGAGTTGCCTTTGGATAGGCGCAATCGGTATGGCTTCGGCGCAGTCCCGCAGCGAAGAACAATACCTGACAAACCTTTCCCGCACCAAATGGCGCTGGATGGCAAACAAACAAACCGATTCCTTAGAACGGCTTTTTCATGAAAAGTCCATGTTTGTACACATGGGCGGCAACATGGACAAGACGCAGGAACTCAGCGTTATCAAAGAAGGCAGAATTTGGTACAAACAGGCAGAAGTGTATTCCGTTTCGGTCAGGATGGCGGGCGGCACAGCCATCGTGTTGAGCGATATAGACTTGGTGGCAGTGGTAGGCGGCAATGAGGTGGTCAATCCTTTTACGGTTACGGAAGTTTTTGTCAAAGAAAAAGGGCAATGGAAATTGGGTTCGCTGACTTTTTCGCGCCTTTCGCGCCCCGTCCGAATGAGTCATCAGGCACTTGATATTAATACGTTCCTGAGCATCAGAGAGCAAGGCAGCTTTGCCGTAGGGGGCGGCATCAGCAAAAACCCCGGCACGTTTAACCCCTACCAACCCACACCCGAAGGGCAAACCTATCGCGGCGACCATGCCTACGTATTTTACCAGATACCTGCCAACGCACGGCGCTACCCGTTGGTGATGTGGCATGGCTTCGGGCAATCGTCCAAAACATGGGAAACCACACCCGACGGCAGAGAAGGCTTCCAAAATATTTTCCTGCGGCGGCGTTTCCCCGTTTACCTGATTGACCAACCCCGCCGCGGCAAAGCCGCAAGAGGCATGGCACAGGCTACGGTCAGCCCTATACCCGAAGAACAACAAGTTTTCGGCACGTTCCGTTTAGGCATTTGGCCTAATTTCTTTGAGGGCGTACAATTTTCCCGCGATTCGGCTGCTCTGAATCAGTTTTTCCGACAAATAGTCCCCAATATCGGCCCGATTGATATTTCGGTCAACGTCAAAGCCGTTTCCGAACTTTTGAACAAAACAGGGGCTGCCGTTTTGGTTACACATTCCCATTCGGGCGGTATGGGCTGGCTGACAGCCATTGAAAACCCCAACGTAAAAGGCATTGTGTCCTACGAACCGGGCAGCGGTTTTGTCTTCCCCGAAGGCGAAGTACCCGCACCGATGCCAAGTTCGGCAGGAACGCTGGAAGCCGTAGGCATCCCGATGGCAGACTTTATGAAACTGACGAAAATCCCTATTGTTATCTACTACGGCGATTATATCCCCCAAGAACCCAGCCCCAATCCCGGGCAAGATAATTGGCGCGTTCGGTTGGAAATGGCAAAGAAATGGCGCGACTGCGTCAATCGGTACGGCGGCGATGTTACCGTAGTGCATCTGCCCGAAATCGGCATCAGGGGCAATACGCACTTCCCGTTTTCTGACCTGAACAACGTGCAACTTGCCGATTTGATGTCGCAATGGCTCAATGAAAAAGGATTGGACAAGTAG
- a CDS encoding cupin domain-containing protein encodes MIKSVAKSLLLCCSIFGFACTQSTSESRESVFPKGEKITNNNFTGTAYLQMLIEADSLNPTSVGSVTFEPGARTKWHSHPGGQILLAIAGIGYYQEKGKPLQILRKGDAVKCPPNVLHWHGASPDSAFIQVAVTNTQNGSTQWFEAVTDKEYKQ; translated from the coding sequence ATGATAAAATCTGTTGCAAAATCCCTGTTGTTGTGTTGCAGCATTTTCGGGTTTGCTTGTACGCAAAGCACATCGGAAAGCCGCGAATCTGTTTTCCCGAAGGGTGAAAAAATCACCAATAATAACTTCACGGGCACAGCCTACCTGCAAATGCTGATTGAGGCAGACAGCCTGAACCCTACCTCTGTAGGCAGCGTAACTTTTGAACCCGGCGCACGAACCAAGTGGCACAGCCACCCGGGCGGACAAATTCTATTGGCAATAGCGGGCATTGGTTACTATCAGGAAAAGGGTAAGCCCTTGCAAATCCTTCGCAAAGGCGATGCGGTCAAATGCCCGCCCAATGTGTTGCATTGGCACGGCGCAAGCCCCGATTCAGCCTTTATTCAGGTGGCTGTTACCAACACACAAAATGGCAGCACACAGTGGTTTGAGGCTGTAACCGATAAAGAATACAAACAGTAG